The nucleotide window ACTAATGGGGCAGGAAGCTCCCCCTTCTTCGTTGCATACAACTTCGTATACCTGCTTGAGCCGTATAGATACCAAGCTAGATAAGGTTGGCATGCCGTCCCGGTTTGTAGCTGTGAGGATGTcgcgtcgtccatgtcgaaCAGTGTGGCCCCCTTCTGTGCCGTCGTATCGTCGGCAAGGCGTTGCGTGAATTTATCCATCAGAGAAGCAGGCTCGCCAACATGCTCGCCATCGGGACTCATGGAATCCCAAGCCTGGTATGAGCACTTGAACGCCTCATACGTCTCTGGACTATCAAGTGGCGATGACTTGAGAATCTTTGCCAACCGATCCTTGACAGACTCCCAGATCGTAGACCTCTCCTGTGGCGTTGCCCATGAAATCGCACAGGCCGACACTCTCCACCTGAGGGCCGTGACAGGCGAGCTCTTTATGGGCGAGATGATGTCGAACAGCCTTCGTCCCACTGCATCCACGAAAGACTCGCTCCTGACGGCCTGGGCGATCATGGCTGTGAACATGCAAACCGATCGTGGCTGAGCCTTTGCGTTTTGCGTTTCAAGCCATGACAGCAAGCCAACAAGCTGTGAAGGTGACAGTTCAGTCTCCATCCACGACCTATTGGACTCTGCCTGCATCGTCTGTTGTGCCAGTCTGAACCATGGAGATTCATCGTCGAGCTTCTGCCGCTCGGCTTCGCATAGTTGCTCAAACCATAATCTCAAGAAGCTCGGGAGGTCGCGCCGAGTTTTGAAACCATCCCAAATGGCCTTGACGACATCTAAAACAGCGGTCCTGTCCGCACCGTCGCCAGTAGCAACTATCGTTCTGTTGCATACTTCCTTTCGCAGCTCCACGCCTTCATCAGATAGTTGAAAAATGTCTGGATCGCATGTCGCCACCTTGGCGACCAACGGCCAGTCGGTTTCGGTCTCCCCCAGGCCATACTCACGACACACGCGGCGCAGGTCGTGGACACTGACCGAGGCAGAGTTCTGGGTGGCCTGGCTCAGAATTACTTGCGTCAGCGCGCTCCGATCCTGGCGGGCCTTGATGATGAACTCAATGGCCTGGAAAACGTGCTGGATCCACTCGACGTTGCCCTTGCGCTGCTCGCCTTCGGCGGCGTGGCTAGAAATGCTGGAGCACAGGAAGTACAACGCAGGCCCAGACAGGTTGACAATATCCTTGGACAGCTCCAGAGCGTTGGCAAACGCCTCGAACGACTTTTGGTTGACAAAGGCAGCTCGACCAGGGAGAATGAAGTTGCGCTGCATCAACGTCTTGAGGTCGTTGGTCCACCGCGTCCGCAGAGAGTCGGGCACGTCAACAGACTCAGTCGACGAAAATGCACCGACCTTGGCGAGTACGATGGCGGACGGCCTGAACAGCCGGGTCGCAAcctcgagcgcatcgtcgcggcCTTGCAAATGGAGGTCCCACATCCATGAGATGGTCTGTACCCAgtcctcggcgccttcaACATCGCGGTTGGCATCGGAGCCCAACAAAAGGCCGCATAGCGTcagggccggggcggctATTGTCGTAGCCTCAGCCGCCGAAGCGCCAAACAGGGACTTGATGTGCTCAGCCCCTATCTTGTCCCGGGAGAAGCCCTCAGCCGTAGTCTCGAGCCGCTGCAGTAGCGCTCTGAGCGTCTTGAAGAGCTCTTGAGACGTCTCCATACAGCCATGGTGAGATTGCAGATCTGCCAAGTCGAAGCGGATGCTCGGGCTCCGCTTCCttttcggcggcggcggcggccccgtcatcGACGCGGAGGCAGCTGCGACGACGGGTTTTGAAAGGTCCTTCAACGTCTGCtgcacgacggcgatgaaCTTTCTGTCGGCTAGCGACTTGGCGAGAGAGTAGAGAGGAATGCGCTGGAACACGCAGTCGAGGATGGTCCATGTCAGTGGGTAGCGACGCAGGAGTTCTGCGCTCGCAGATGAGCCGTTCATGGACTTGAGCAGCCATCGCAAGCTgctctcctcggcggcgtggaaTTGGCCCTCCGAGGCTGCAGCCAGACAGTCCCACAGAAGCTTCAGGTTCTGTCCATCGTCCCCAGGACCCGTCTGGTCAAGACCTCGGGCGGTCTTGATGAGATCGGTCTACATGACAGTGTCAGCGCGGAGACCTATCTATCACCGGAAATGGAGGAACGTACCATGGTTGCATGTGATTCGAAAGCATCCCCATGTATTTGTTCGCCAACTCCCAAGCAATATGCACCGAGAACAATGGAAAAGAACAAGAAGGGGAAAAGGCGTTAAAGACGGGGTGATGGGCAGTGAAGCTCGACTCGCCCCCGCGACATgcttgcgcccgccgccgccaaaatTTCCAGAAAAgttctgccgccgcccgcgcagccCGAAACGGCACTAGCGACCTCACCGCCTTCGGCTGTTCCTCCAGCGCATGGCCGACTGCTTTTCGTGAAGCTTGACAtcaccgaccgaccgcaTGCTGAGTTGAAGCTGTTGCGAGCTCTCACTCCCACCGATCTCCCCAACGCTCAGGTAGGGAACACTCCTGCTAATGGCTTCAGCTTTCGCACCGGAACTAATTGCCGCTCAAGAAACGAAACAGCACCCGCCATTGTCACAATGTCCGACACGGTCGTCACTCGTCCGCCCCCGAGCGCCATTTCCAGGCCTGTgagcgaggcgctgctcaaCGAGAAGGTATGCACATGACAGCGGGCCACCGCCACATGCTGTTTCACCTCCATCGCAATTGCTAGGGGGAGGACTGCGTCGTGCTGACCAGACACCGCGTCAACCGCACAGTGGGACCGCTGCCTCTCCAACCTCCTCGTCAAGTCcaccctcggcctcggcttcggcgtcgtcttctccGTCCTCCTGTTCAAGCGGAGAGCATGGCCCGCGTTTGTGGGagtcggcttcggcgccggccgggcgTACGAGGAGTGCAACTATAGCCTCAAGCAGGCCGCGCGGGACCTCAAGAAGCAAAAGGCATagagcgggcgggctgaTTGGGGGTCGACGGAATCGTCCGGCACGGGAAAACGAGCGTTCAACGATGTACAAATTACAACATGGCAATTGGGCAAGGGTCCGCGAGTAGGACGGCATAGACTGCGTCGCAAGCTTGTACGAAACAAACTTGCGTCAATTGAGGCGATTTGCTTAGCTTGGAACTCCCACCGCCGCGCTCAACACTTTGCCTTTTTGGTCCCTCCCAATCGGGTCATTGACACGTGAATACTAATGTAGGGTGCCGCGAATTCCCACTCtcatgacgaggacgagtcgTAGTGTTGCGCCTCCAGGTCACAGCTTGCCGCGCACCCAGATGTGGAACGGGTCgatctcctcctctccttggCAACCAGCGAGTCTCTTCCCGTTGTCAGGGCAAACGAGTCCCTGGTGCGGTTGTCGACCGCATCTTGCGCTTCACCAGACTTTGTGGCCGTCATCTGCAGTTccggcgacaaggagaagctctGCAGCGCGTTGGTGACGCGCAGGTCTTCGGGTCGTGGCTCGAGTTCGAtgagcggcgtcgacatggaAATCTTGCGCTTGAGGCTCAAGAGCTCTCTCTTgaggtcctcggccagcgtgacgctgcgccgccgcacgctcTCGATGAAGGATTCTTCCTGCAGTGTGTCGATGACCCTGGCCGCCTCCTTTCGTGGACTCCGCCACTGTCCTGCATTGCCGGCGGCTTGAACGTTGAACGTGATGAGGAAGCCGAGCAGGGCCACGAGTATCAGGACGGATATCGCAATGACTATGATTTCCTGCGCCAAGAAACGCTCGTCCGACATGATGCCGTCTCTAGTGGCGCTACCGCGCAGGACCAGACCCGTATGTCTAGGTGCGGGAAAGAGGTGTCTGACGTTTCTCGCCTAGGTCCAAAGACGAGGCGTCTACGGCAAAGAGGACAAGTATCGATGTATGAACAAGCGAGGTCGTAGGGATGTTTGCTGGCCATTGGGCGGAGAGGCTTCAGCCTGCAACCCAAGACGTATGCATAGGTAACTACCTAGTAGCCCTTTTCCAAGGCTGTTTCGCGGTCTGGCAAGAGCGACGAGGGTGTCAACGACAGAACGAAGCAGGCGCACAGCACGCCGCCAAGCTTCATGGAAGCTTCAAACCTCGACAGCCGGAGCCCGCAGCATGGCCCAGGTGCACTAGAGGTTGACGCGCAAGCCGCACGGTCTTACGAACGAACAATCAATCAAACAAACAGCCTAATACGTAGGATATTAAGCGCGAGGCATGTCGGAAGCACCaccaggccgtcgagacAATCATAGTCCATCTCGTCGTTgggccgccctcccctcctccgcgaGCGCGGAGTCGGGTAGAGCGCAGCCCAAAAAACGGCAGAAGCCGAATCCGTTACTCTGGCACGCAAATATGACCGATAGCAAGTTGGCGATTCATTATCGGTTGATTAATCGTGCGCGAATGTATGtgtgatgaagaagaagaagaaagaaagaaaaaagacGAAAGCGCCGCTAAAAGCAGGAGGTTGAGAGGAGTGGGTTGCTCAGGGACCAGTCACGTGAGGCAGGGACCGACTTTTTATTTCTGCGCTCCGCTCGTAAAATCTGCGAGCTTTTCCACCTCACAAACAAAACAATCCTGTGCCGGGATTGTCTTGTACGAACCTGCAGCGCCTTCTCTCGGACGCGCCGACGCTGTTTCATTCAATAGCGtcgacagacaggcagatGCAAGTGCTCCGTCTGCCATTGTCCAGGCAGTTGTTGTGCGCTGCCGCACAAGTTCAGGTGCCGCGGCACCCCGCGTGAAACAAACCAAACCCACAGATTGCCTACACCTCGCCGCTTTCAATGCGCAAGCGTGTCAACTTTATATCTTCGTTCGTATGTGGGAGATTTAACCCAAGGTCTAGACAACCGGTCCGCTCCACCCTGCTGCCATTGATTCAAGTGTGGCCTCAGGACTAAAATCGGACGAACATGCCCTTCATTTCGTTCATTCAATCGCTAGTAGATTGTGCCGTCGCTCTATCCAACCCTGCCCTATGACAATGTTCAAGCCTGCGCCGTGTCGTTTCGTCATAACAGCATGCCCGGTCTACGCCAAGATATAATTACGCCCGTCCACTCATCACCTAAAGGCTGCTTCCGAAGATGACTTGTTCGTCCGTAAAGGACAGCAGGAACTTGGCCACCAGCCGCCCAGTGTACAAAAACGACGCATCGATAGGTGTCGAGTTTGCGTCTCGGCTTAATAGGATACCGTCGTCGGCTAAAAACTGTATTTCCCGCCCTGGCTCATTGTCAGCGGCACGACCAGGTCGTAGCAGAGGTGACGACTCACAGTCTTCTCCATGCAAGAGCCCTCTCAAGGCCTCCAGCATTTCCGCTGCCGGCCCGTCAAGCTCTTCCTGCTCCATACACTCGCTGTCAAACAGCGGGTTAAAGCTCTTGGAATTGGCGTCCTTGGTGTGAGTCTGATAGATGTTGTGGAACTGGTACGCAAATTGCTTGAATGGCATATTCTCTAGCTCCTTGCACATATTGAGCGCAAACTCCGGCTTGTACTCGGGCGTCGTATTTGTGCGTAGGTTGATCTCGTTCTGCGACATAGCAAAGttctccgtcgtcgtctccacGGCTTCCATGAAAAGGCACAGCACGAGAAAGGACGCCATGCAAGGGGCCCACTCCCGCCTGTGCTTGGGCTTGAGGGATTTGGAAAAGCACTCGAATAGCAGCTGCATCTCGCGCATGAtgagctcgtcgatgagcgaCTTGACCTGCCGCGCGAGAACGCGGGGCGTTACCCAAGGCGTGTTCTGGGGCACCAGGCTGGACGCGTCTAGGGATACAATGGACTGGCGCGTTAAGCAGAGATGTCGCGTCATGACGTATTGCATGGCATATATGGACAGGGCACGTTTGACCATGGCAGACTGTGGTGGTTGTCAGAGGCATGGTAGCTAACGAGTGAGGTGAAACTCACATCTGACTGCCGTGCATAACGCTGCACAATTCTGAGAATCTTGGTCGGCAGACTCGTAGAACGGAACGAGTCGGTGAGCTGCTCGGCGTATTGCGGCTCGTTGACAATCTCCTGGATATAGCACTTTGCTCGTCTTCGAAGGTCCTCGCGctgcgtgccgctgccgaacTCGATGCCTATAGGGGCCGAGCTATTCGCTTGAATGTCAAGCCGAGGCCTGTCGAGGTTAAGATGCCAGTGTTGCAAGACATCACAGGTCTTGGCGGTGAAGAACTTGGCTCTAATGGGAAGCGTCGCAGCAAAGCGTTGCCCGGAGAAGAGCTCGACATCGCACGTCTGTTCAGCGCCGCCAATGTGAAACCCTTCGACGTTCTCCCTCAGAAACCGGCTCATCTCGTCTTTCCTAAAGTGGCCGCGAATGAAGTCCGGGAACAGGGTCGTCAAAAAGTCCTGAAACTGCCAGCACACCAGCTGGGGCACTTGCAGCATAAGCCTCTTGCAGTGCTTGCACGGCCGCTCCTTGTCGCACTTGACCTTGCGGCTGTGGCAGCAAAAGCAAGCGCCGAGCCGCCGTACTTGCAACGCGTTTTCTTTGGTGTCGTTGGCCAGGGGGCCCTTTCGGCCTCGCTGCGTTGCTCGCATGGCCTCGAAGCACTCAAAGGGGTTGGGTTTTCCAGCGTGAGCATTTATCGATGTAGGAGTCATAATGACAAACTTGCCCGATTGCTCTGGtttcttgttcttctcgaccttgccggccttgactTTGCGGGTGCTGACGGGAAGCTTGCCAGAAGGCGActcggccttgatggcggGCGACTTGGAGCTTGATGAACCGGGGCTGACTGAGCCGATGCTAAGGTCTTGCGGCGATGGTACGAAGTCTTCGAATGAGATGGCTTGTCCCTCTCCTTGCTGTTGAGTCGAAGGTTCCCATTCCTGGATGGGACCGTGCTTGAATATCTGCGCCGGGGTCAACCCGGAGCTGGGTCCTGCATTGGCCTGATCAAGCTCTGGAAAGAACTCCGCTGTCAAGTTTGCCATGTACGGTGCCATTTCTATACTTGTTGTAAGCCACCGGTTTTGCCTGCTTGACACGGGCGCACCTTACCATTCAACTCTTGTTGCGTAaactcggcggcgtctgTCCGCGGGAACAGATACTGTTGTGGCGTCATAAAGGCATCACCCTGGGCAAATTCCACCCCAGGAGTCGCTCCAAACGTGTGCGAGTCCAGATGCTCAGTCTGCTGCGGGAgtgaggacgaggcggcgggcagaaAGACGGTCTGATCTAGGTCGATCATGGACAAGGGCGAAACAGAcacctgcggcggcgaggtggacaTGTGCGTGTGGCCGACAATAGCGAAGCCGCTCAGGCTCCCGCTGGCAGGGCTGGGCAAGAAACCCACGGACCCTGGAGCAGATGCGCCGCTCGAGTAGTCGATGTACTGCCATGATTCGTCCGTGTCACCCGTCGAGTCGATGTCGTATGGTGACGGGTGCGGGGAGGTGTTTTGTGAAGCGACGGATGCCATGGCTGGAGGACGGCCGGTTCGAGTCCTTGTAAAGAGACTAATTCAAAGTTGATAATGGGCAGTGTTTACGACGGCCGTCTCGATACTGGTGCGACTCGCACGCCCGGACCTGTGAGAAAGGAggcgaaagggggggggcttgtAATTGGGCGTCGTTAATCGCCGACTCGCCACGTCAGGCCATCGGTCGAATTCCACGCATATACGCAGTAGATGACAATTCCGGTCAGAAGATGAAGGAGTCGCAAACTAAATCAGATATCCATCGCACGCGACAGAAGCGgccctgggcgtcgtcgaggttaTGAGAGAGGTGACAAGCTGGGCTGCAGGGGCGCTAAACCATAAGAGAACACCGAGGGGTCCAGGACGCAGGCGGTGCTTCAGCCATCCACGATGCTTGGTTGGGCCacatgcggcggcgcgcaccgcCACCTCTACTAAAGCGCTGACCGATGCTGGCAGGCACCTCATCCGCTCTTTCCTGCATTTCATACCGAcgctgggctggctgactgCCTGCAGACTTGCAGTCGTATTTTCTGCAGCATGGTCACGTGCCAGGTTCTTCTTTGGCATGGCGGCTACCTGCCTGGCCCATGGCCCTTATCCTACACTCATCACTGTAGCtcctacgaagtacaatGTTGCAGTGTCTGAGGCTGCGTCTGTCTTTGGATGAACAACCTTGAAGCCTGTTCTGTTTGAACAACCAACCAGCCGTGCTGCGTGCGGTAGTCTACGTGTATGCATCACGCCCACTGCAGTCGGAACTGTTGCAGATGAGACACGCTGAACTCGACATGATGGCTTCAAGTCGCCTCTTTATCCAAACGTCCAGTCAAGCCTTATCGATGGCAGCTCGGGTAACACAATAACACCTCGCCAGTCTCGTATCGACTTCCTACTGCAGGCAACTGAGCACACCAGGCATGCCTTATGCTGGCATGAGCCCTTTCGAGACCGGCGCCCGGAACGCCGTGGACTGAGACTGGACTATGTCGGAGCAAAGGCTTCATAGAGCCGTGTGATAGACCGCCCATCCGCGGTGGAGAGTTGAGACACCGAGTCGGACCAAACGCTTCATTCAGGCATAAGGCTTCCGCGCGAATTCTTTTCGACACAAAACGACACAGAACGAAACAATGCCGTGATACCCGTTTCCTTATATTGACTTGGTCGTGCTTTAGGCTTTCAATATCGCCATTCGTCGAATGCCCTATCGCGAC belongs to Purpureocillium takamizusanense chromosome 1, complete sequence and includes:
- the MIC10 gene encoding Mitochondrial inner membrane organizing system component (COG:S~TransMembrane:1 (o34-53i)~BUSCO:EOG09265PQX~EggNog:ENOG503P6M1); translated protein: MSDTVVTRPPPSAISRPVSEALLNEKWDRCLSNLLVKSTLGLGFGVVFSVLLFKRRAWPAFVGVGFGAGRAYEECNYSLKQAARDLKKQKA
- a CDS encoding uncharacterized protein (COG:S~EggNog:ENOG503P1M2) produces the protein MTDLIKTARGLDQTGPGDDGQNLKLLWDCLAAASEGQFHAAEESSLRWLLKSMNGSSASAELLRRYPLTWTILDCVFQRIPLYSLAKSLADRKFIAVVQQTLKDLSKPVVAAASASMTGPPPPPKRKRSPSIRFDLADLQSHHGCMETSQELFKTLRALLQRLETTAEGFSRDKIGAEHIKSLFGASAAEATTIAAPALTLCGLLLGSDANRDVEGAEDWVQTISWMWDLHLQGRDDALEVATRLFRPSAIVLAKVGAFSSTESVDVPDSLRTRWTNDLKTLMQRNFILPGRAAFVNQKSFEAFANALELSKDIVNLSGPALYFLCSSISSHAAEGEQRKGNVEWIQHVFQAIEFIIKARQDRSALTQVILSQATQNSASVSVHDLRRVCREYGLGETETDWPLVAKVATCDPDIFQLSDEGVELRKEVCNRTIVATGDGADRTAVLDVVKAIWDGFKTRRDLPSFLRLWFEQLCEAERQKLDDESPWFRLAQQTMQAESNRSWMETELSPSQLVGLLSWLETQNAKAQPRSVCMFTAMIAQAVRSESFVDAVGRRLFDIISPIKSSPVTALRWRVSACAISWATPQERSTIWESVKDRLAKILKSSPLDSPETYEAFKCSYQAWDSMSPDGEHVGEPASLMDKFTQRLADDTTAQKGATLFDMDDATSSQLQTGTACQPYLAWYLYGSSRYTKLYATKKGELPAPLVRALSTRTADIEELRSLWTALTQNEINLNDAKLARDVVDQLTAGLDNSEKEKGWLGVEAQLWIRTLMAIPLDVYSRAQRERLMVILGKRRAKMVKSPKKVSLDSWRLVLGLATKMAGRSTFHEGMSFKDLVEFADAISGLSLDDPNDSGAALELVERFAAMASATIRQMAENIDARSLAYFKDAGGFVSDCEKSIRREGAEGKGPLLTTLLKALVTELKRSPNCQNHEKLGPLADQAKGALGKYVMAAVNAVASDKNPLTGHDTVGDLRLHSAIEAAKAAGDLASLAGDIKSSQLRRLEKQCKIAMQQGDLRGWKLQIFTQTYLSAHAEGGLPTTYHGLDNLPSQLRVPLLRELVTGVTNHMSNSARFDYLKELLDKFELGCDTDGQILAIETVVDQLMDTPNVHTNGGFSLAAAHSQLAVCLTKSTANASHVCRVLRTLLEKRPHAMTQWNIELTLTIACDLTSPTSSQSHVSFSWLCKLVEVIIKKHRLRLEGHYHLLLSALQALMKALVTKGPHGTATSEVSEETNAHLYARLITLICEPTAGAVSRSQLHSALDSATDAAKRSAGRHMYMLLMQYVKLQLEENVPGAVREALEPAMNSIFDITTPEGRKILNDAMDASGRAILREMYKRYVRFGKWSGV
- a CDS encoding uncharacterized protein (COG:S~EggNog:ENOG503NYG0): MASVASQNTSPHPSPYDIDSTGDTDESWQYIDYSSGASAPGSVGFLPSPASGSLSGFAIVGHTHMSTSPPQVSVSPLSMIDLDQTVFLPAASSSLPQQTEHLDSHTFGATPGVEFAQGDAFMTPQQYLFPRTDAAEFTQQELNEMAPYMANLTAEFFPELDQANAGPSSGLTPAQIFKHGPIQEWEPSTQQQGEGQAISFEDFVPSPQDLSIGSVSPGSSSSKSPAIKAESPSGKLPVSTRKVKAGKVEKNKKPEQSGKFVIMTPTSINAHAGKPNPFECFEAMRATQRGRKGPLANDTKENALQVRRLGACFCCHSRKVKCDKERPCKHCKRLMLQVPQLVCWQFQDFLTTLFPDFIRGHFRKDEMSRFLRENVEGFHIGGAEQTCDVELFSGQRFAATLPIRAKFFTAKTCDVLQHWHLNLDRPRLDIQANSSAPIGIEFGSGTQREDLRRRAKCYIQEIVNEPQYAEQLTDSFRSTSLPTKILRIVQRYARQSDSAMVKRALSIYAMQYVMTRHLCLTRQSIVSLDASSLVPQNTPWVTPRVLARQVKSLIDELIMREMQLLFECFSKSLKPKHRREWAPCMASFLVLCLFMEAVETTTENFAMSQNEINLRTNTTPEYKPEFALNMCKELENMPFKQFAYQFHNIYQTHTKDANSKSFNPLFDSECMEQEELDGPAAEMLEALRGLLHGEDWREIQFLADDGILLSRDANSTPIDASFLYTGRLVAKFLLSFTDEQVIFGSSL
- a CDS encoding uncharacterized protein (EggNog:ENOG503PTAT~TransMembrane:1 (o12-33i)) translates to MSDERFLAQEIIVIAISVLILVALLGFLITFNVQAAGNAGQWRSPRKEAARVIDTLQEESFIESVRRRSVTLAEDLKRELLSLKRKISMSTPLIELEPRPEDLRVTNALQSFSLSPELQMTATKSGEAQDAVDNRTRDSFALTTGRDSLVAKERRRSTRSTSGCAASCDLEAQHYDSSSS